The genomic region TTGTCGTAATGGATCCTTTTCCATTGCCAGTCACAATCCGATGCAAAAAAGACTTCTTTAGTTTAGTGTTCAAGCAGCATTTCTGTCATGATTATGCTGCACATATTGCCCGTGGACATCGCCAAAtggtgtatggctgcgaaagttgccaTCAGACCCAGATAGTCTGGGTTCCTAAAAAAGCACGagtctgaacactcggaaaacttctcactttgacttcataccatATCACTTGAATCATGGAGTCGCTAAACAAAACCCTgactctctatcaactccagtttcagacttcctgactatgcAGTCTGCCAGGCCGGTAGcggtagatttactgctccggagtgcctAACCTTGCTGATAAggctggtatgggtgccaggccacagaaTAGCAGGAAGCTGTAAAGCTTGAGCTAGCAAGAAAGGGCACCCTCGCGAAAGCTTGATCAGCGCTGGGCCGCGATTGGTACATGCGGTGTCGCAAAGCCtcttggcccaagatcgatcacAAGAGATTTAGTGATCTCTTtgtcctcagtaaggctagcctcctCCAAGCTTTTGGGCTTTCATCAGCTATTGTCCTATTGGCGTCTTAGGGTTAAGCTGAGAATCCTACCAGACGTCATCTGCAGAAGctatatggaagaagatgaagtggaaacaactcaacacttccttcgtTTGGGAGGTCAAAACTTAAACATTTAGGAGTCCATACATTTAGACATCCCACCGAGCTTGCGGCGATgaaaattaaacgcctgtgcaaatgaGATGAGATGATCTGCTGCGATTGTCTTCATAATAAGGTAATCAAAAATAGCTCAGAaactgtttttttaatattttaaaaatgcatttacttaataattattaaaattttattggctAAAGCGTTATATTACATAATAAACGATAATGTCGGTTAAATGTAGAATTTAAATATTACTCAAGCGCatgcttttataattttataaaaataaatcaagactaaatatatgtatgtatgtatgtataaggaaagtgtaaaaaaatttaaaattatgctagCTAGCcaatgagtgtgtatgtgtaagtggCTGTGTGTAGTTTAATAACGCTTAACGCTTCTTCGACCTCAAATTCGGCGCCGGCAAACTGCTGGTGGGCGCGCGTAAACGCGTCGGACGCGCCAACTCCATCGGCACTGGGTTGCCCTTGGTGCGCTGCGCCAGGTTGATGCGTGTCGCTTTGGTGGTGAGCGCACGCTTGCGCAACAGAACGGCGCCCAAAGTTTTCATAGCTTCCTCTGTGCTGGAACTGCCACTACCGCTGCTCGAGTTGGACTCGACCGCTTTCGGCGCCAGTACCAGTGACGAGGCGACTTGCTGAGCGGCGTGACGCGTCTTCATAACGTTGCTTCTTGAAGCGCGTACTGGTATTTTACTGCGTTGTAGCTGTGCTTTGCTTGCAGCCGTTGTTGGCGCATCCTTACCTGCATCAGCGCCGCTTTTGTCGCGCAATGAACGCCTGCGTTGCGTAACTTCACTAGCGGCTTCATTCTCACTAGTGTCGCCGGCATCTCCCAATTGACCGGCACTCATCGATAAGCTACGAAGCATCAACATGCCGCTGCTGCCACTTTTGTTATTGTCGCTTTTGCGCCGTTTTTCCTTTGGCGCGCTGTCGCTTTCATCGTCGGCACTTGAGGAATCGCCGTGTTTTTTTGAAGCATCCGCCGCGTCTGTTTCGGCGCGCGTCACGCCAGCAACATCGGTAACCGCTTCAGCGCGCGGCGCACTTTCGTCGGAATTATGCTCAGCAACAGCTTCCGCGCGCGTTGCGGATGACGTACGCATTATAGACTTACCACTTGCGTCTGCGGCAGTATTAAGACTGGAGCGTGTGGCCGTTCGCGTACGCAGCGCGGCGGTATCAGCGCGTGTTAACGAAGCGGCACGTGTAGCGGATCGGGTGCGCGTAACGGAGTCGATGTTTTTAGGCAAAGTCATCAATTCACTTGAATCGCTCGGTTTCGCGCCAGCGGACCGCCTCGTCGCTTTAGCCATTTTCTCCGTCTCGGCTAAAGTAAGCGAAATCGAACGCTGTCGCCCTTTTCTGCGTGTTTGTCGGATCACTTCGGTGCTGCTTTCTCTGGCCGCAGTTTCTTTGATAGGCTCGCTCGGCGGCAGCGAGGCATTGCCTTTGCGCATCCGTAACTGTGCCTTAGCTGGCGTTCCAGCACGAAGACGCTTTAAAAGCGGCGGTTCGGAACGCGGTGTAGACACATCTTCGGCAGAAGTGGCGCCAGCGAGCTTCGGTGTGGAGCAGAACGTTCGTTTTAAACTGGCTCGTGCTGGCGTAGCGGCTTTGGTGGAGTTCATGACAGTGGTGCTGGTGCTTGCAATATCAGCTCGGTCTCCAGCCTCATCTTCAGTAGTTTCGGAGTCCTACAATTTTTTATGgctttattaacaattttagttgctctttttcttattaaaaaaaaaaaatatttttttttgtatttcaacaCATGCGTGGGGATTATGGGATTGAAAAATCAGGTTCAAGgtgaaaattcgaaaaaatgttttagctGGGATTATTccattaatttatttctaataattatTGGATAATGAGGAATGTCTAAGCTTCTAAGAAAATGCGAAGCATAACAGTTATATTTCGAGAAACACACCACACTACGCCAACACGCTCCAATGCAACCGGGGCATGCGTCCCACTCACACCGCCACGCCACGCCACACGCACACCTATTTCCGCATACAAATCATTTCAGTTGGTGAATTTGGTGAATTCAacatacgtaaatatatatttttatattagacaATGTTTGTACAGTTATGTAATGgggaaaaagtaaataaaactacATGCTAAATGCCTAGATAGACGTGCATTAAATGTGCGGTGGCGTTGGTTGACACTGGTGGAAGCGGTTTGTAGTTGTTTGGTGTGGCATTTGGTTAGTAACTGTGCTGAGCTAACTACAGTTGTAATCCTCGTCGTCTGGTACTCACTTGATTCGGCGCCGATTGCGCCGATTGGCTTCGTGTTGCGCGACGTTGTGTGTCCGTTAGGTTTGTCACGGATATGTCGCCACCACCGGCGCGTCGTTGACGACGTACGATCGTGCGCGGTGACAGCGCAGTCGGCGGTGAAGGTGGTACTATATCGGATGTATTGAGCTACGTTggcgaaaaaacaaaaatgaaaatttataaataccgTTATAAGTGTGATTTGTTACCTCTTCAACGTCGTTGCTTTTGGCGGCGCTTCTCGTCGCGGCACGCGACAGCAGCCTTGTTGGCAGTGCCGACGGCGTTCGCTCCTTTTCCTGCTCTCTTCCGCGCGTACGCACTTGCTCCTTTGGCTGCGCCTTAGATTGCTCTGGGTTCGCATCTTTTGCTTTCTCTGCTTTATCCGCTTTCGTCGCGGACTGTTCCACGGCTTGCTGTTTACTGCTCTCCTTTGTCTGCCGCTTAGCTGGGCTTGAGGCGTTGCGCGTCGTGGTGGCCTGGCTCTGAACGCCCGCATTGCTGCtggtttttgaatttgaatCGGTGTCGTCGTCCACAACAAGTGTTGGCAAGTTTGCACGTCGTTTATTACGCCCTTTTGTCGCATCCTTGGCGGTTTCAACGACTTCCTCCACCTGTGCCTCGGTATTCTTCTCGGCATAACGTAGGTTTCGTCTAACCCGCGTATTGCGCACCTGGTGCTCTTCACGTGCTGGTTGTTGCTCCGATTTCTTATCGGAATCTATGCGCGCCTCAATGCGTATCTTCGGTGAGCGTGGCGGTCCATCGCCCGCTTCGCTGTCCGATTGCCCACGTGTTGAGTTCAGCGATTTGCGCAGATAACGATGGCCCACGCGATTCTCGCGTCCATATGTTGTCGGTACACGCGCCGAAGGAGAGATATCTTTCGTTATTATGCTGCCATCGGTGGTTGCTTGCTGTGCGTCTTTGGGCGCTTCCGACGCAGTAGTCGGCATTTCTTCGCTAGAAGTAACGGCTTCTGGCACAATCTCGGGAGCCCCAGCAACAGCATTAGCATCCGCCGTTAAGTTGGCGACACTTTCCGTGCCGTCAGGTGGCGGCGGTTGACGTGTTGGCTCATCCACCTTTTCACTCACCGCCGTTTGGCCGCGTGCAGTATTCGGGCCTGCTGTGTCGTTGTCATTAATCGCGTCATTCTCCGTTTCATCGTTGCTGTCCTAGTTGAGGGAAGAGCATTAGTTTTACTGTAAATAACcagatttgaaaaagaaaaaaatagtttttgtttaccTCTTCGCCCTCGGAGTCAATTGCGGCAGACTTGCGTGTTGGATTATAAGTGCCATCAACCAGATCTTTGAAATCTATGATAAGCTTGACAGTTCGCGGATCAAGATCAGCCTAaaagagatattttttttttgtattaaagatattttcgcgtttttttttttcattttcactcaTTACCTTTATCAATTTATCGGCAGTCTCTTTCAATTCGCGCTTGAGCTGCTCATTCTGCGTGACACTCAACTCGAGTGTGATCAGTTCTTTGGCCAAGAGTTTGCACAAATCTTTGTTGGTCAAATTATTTAGCATCTCCTGTAGGATAGTCTGTGCGATTTTATTGTGTATCCAGCCGTCGGTTATAGGCGAACTCTCCTGTCGTGTGGAATCGATGATGAAGCGCGTTATGGTTTCGGGGCGTATTTCGTGCAGCGGATTCTCATAGGGCGCACTCAGCACGGTAGTCAACATGGGCAGCAGACAAGGTTGTAGCAGACCGTGCCGTTTGCACTGTATAAGATTTTCCAGAAAAACACCCAAAATTTGGTTAATATTTGCATCTGCGGAGTTAGGGAAAacgttaaaaattatgttaataatataagtatatatcatAGTGTACCTGTGCTGGGATTAAAATAGCGCAGCAGCAATTTCTCAATGATATCGCTGGACTTGATGTAGCCGCGCAATATGAGGCGGCAGAAGCCAACAATGATGGCGCTAACGATGCAAGTGTCATCGCATGTGTCGAGGAAATGCGACATCATGTAGATGACGTCCACACCCTGACCGGCGTTTAGCACATTGGAATCATCTTCGCTATCCAAAAATTCCAAGGTGTTGTAAAGCTGGCGGCCGCTTTTCTTCGTTTTGTTTTGCGACTCTTGTTTAGCAAAATTATCCAAACCGTATCTGC from Bactrocera tryoni isolate S06 chromosome 3, CSIRO_BtryS06_freeze2, whole genome shotgun sequence harbors:
- the LOC120770960 gene encoding condensin complex subunit 3 translates to MGRKRKIPIADEEKENTVAASRQRGGGVSATANNSMMLHGPMYTIMSNVQLNETSHKKYVKELKQLYAKMDHDAFMFTFIKMIKTAMVADEGNEYADTTLLFCSKFVSSYDGEDTHPVLIDMCKWLLTTISRNPHIRFRICQFVNMILKALGQEAALDDAICDRILEYMLHRLHDTSPNVRVQAILAMQRLQVPDNPDDPVLRAYQFHLCSDPSSRVRQAVITCMGRNYHTIPYILDRLWDIDEKVRRHTYLHMSSYPVRSYKVSQRLTFLQQGLNDRSDAVRKVVVTIMLQQWIESYQKDLIAFISALKLDSSESEIDRFRKVTKQTLKEIFKRQKKDDLIACVPLDEDGEMHRLVPYEKLSMEIALYWQCLTEFLQAELAEEHDLIVPELSTFCTYVEKFCHQQKPDMDKFELMEFQYKLLSLTEMLYTFDLGDEIGRGNLQKLLAYLLKTFRLDEKVIEMIVRCTENLITDQNARIQFIVEIVQDICGLNNRQNDLLHDRTLITELLATSSNADLNLKLSSLKVKILDLEEQEMDFVKQKDYMRAQQTTEEKLAATEEYTNLLQPLLENHPNADALKRPLQLRKTLKPECILKSLQIAFHMVVSPKVRSLNPSILKLYNDFICRHLASNQIAIRDWALKCGTACSMLYEVLAKDVFEELYSQFFKNHNIRIWETSITCIFELLDRYGLDNFAKQESQNKTKKSGRQLYNTLEFLDSEDDSNVLNAGQGVDVIYMMSHFLDTCDDTCIVSAIIVGFCRLILRGYIKSSDIIEKLLLRYFNPSTDANINQILGVFLENLIQCKRHGLLQPCLLPMLTTVLSAPYENPLHEIRPETITRFIIDSTRQESSPITDGWIHNKIAQTILQEMLNNLTNKDLCKLLAKELITLELSVTQNEQLKRELKETADKLIKADLDPRTVKLIIDFKDLVDGTYNPTRKSAAIDSEGEEDSNDETENDAINDNDTAGPNTARGQTAVSEKVDEPTRQPPPPDGTESVANLTADANAVAGAPEIVPEAVTSSEEMPTTASEAPKDAQQATTDGSIITKDISPSARVPTTYGRENRVGHRYLRKSLNSTRGQSDSEAGDGPPRSPKIRIEARIDSDKKSEQQPAREEHQVRNTRVRRNLRYAEKNTEAQVEEVVETAKDATKGRNKRRANLPTLVVDDDTDSNSKTSSNAGVQSQATTTRNASSPAKRQTKESSKQQAVEQSATKADKAEKAKDANPEQSKAQPKEQVRTRGREQEKERTPSALPTRLLSRAATRSAAKSNDVEELNTSDIVPPSPPTALSPRTIVRRQRRAGGGDISVTNLTDTQRRATRSQSAQSAPNQDSETTEDEAGDRADIASTSTTVMNSTKAATPARASLKRTFCSTPKLAGATSAEDVSTPRSEPPLLKRLRAGTPAKAQLRMRKGNASLPPSEPIKETAARESSTEVIRQTRRKGRQRSISLTLAETEKMAKATRRSAGAKPSDSSELMTLPKNIDSVTRTRSATRAASLTRADTAALRTRTATRSSLNTAADASGKSIMRTSSATRAEAVAEHNSDESAPRAEAVTDVAGVTRAETDAADASKKHGDSSSADDESDSAPKEKRRKSDNNKSGSSGMLMLRSLSMSAGQLGDAGDTSENEAASEVTQRRRSLRDKSGADAGKDAPTTAASKAQLQRSKIPVRASRSNVMKTRHAAQQVASSLVLAPKAVESNSSSGSGSSSTEEAMKTLGAVLLRKRALTTKATRINLAQRTKGNPVPMELARPTRLRAPTSSLPAPNLRSKKR